In Pseudomonas lalkuanensis, the following are encoded in one genomic region:
- a CDS encoding peroxidase family protein: MANFNLADLDFILQQILIAEAHANGEDLLDLLPNVQVPFGLRTIDGSFNNLFAGQTEFGAADNLFPRLLDPVFRTADAGTSYAQTTGTVIDAQPRIISNLIVDMTADNPAAVAAAFDPGVDGVLGTPDDVLKDGAQIVTSPGLDGLFGTADDTPTFFIPNVAPDGGLSAPFNAWMTFFGQFFDHGLDLVTKGGNDIVFIPLQSDDPRFVAGSPTNFMVVTRATQVGGVPGQNENTTSPFVDQNQTYSSHPSHQVFLRAYEIGADGQPHATGKLITNRALGADGEFGTADDVEIGGMATWAVVKAQARDILGINLTDANVFDVPLLATDAYGNFIKGPNGFPQVVMKGPDGLAGTADDILVEGNPLAPIDLANAVGTGHQFLIDIAHSADPTGGLTADADSIINVGTTPAAGTYDNELLDAHYMAGDGRVNENIGLTTVHHVFHSEHNRLVEQTKATLLASGDVAVLNQWLLTPVVAIPADTSTLNWNGERLFQAAKFGTEMQYQHLVFEEFARTIQPQVDAFLAPSGYDTTIDPSIVAEFAHTVYRFGHSMLTETIDRFDPNFNPVTVDPLRPTNDQQLGLIAAFLNPLAYAASGPTAEAAAGAIVRGVTRTVGNEIDEFVTEALRNNLVGLPLDLAAINIARGRDAGIPSLNAARREFYRMTGDEQLNPYTSWVDFLDHLKHPESLINFIAAYGTHTSITTATTLAAKRAAATLLVLGGAGEPADRLDFLHSTGAWASGADGVTTTGLDLVDFWIGGLAEEKMPFGGMLGSTFNFVFETQLEALQNGDRFYYLSRTAGMHFGTELENNSFAKLVMLNTDATHLANAIFSTPTWILEVNQALQHTGLGADGRADPTGGILINGVEITPLVIRDDPHTAAVETNYLRYTGEDHVVLGGTALDDTLISGEGDDTLYGDGGNDVLEGGYGNDTVMGGDGDDILTDAGGDNRMEGGAGNDVIHVGNMMAAGAGNLILGGDGKDFIVTIEDMSTTFGGQGDDFIYSAKTSLPPTGNEGNDWIEWGTQDGAPGDNFAPLLADNVIGHDIFIGGGGFDEMLGEGGDDIFVGSDAQDKMDGMSGYDWVTYKNDNIGVTVDLALAAFLGIGEVGDHIAFPVAQSPASIFDRFAEVEGLSGSDFADILRGDDVDPTTIINHGGATGGALTNLDLITGLRAFLGDQAAVGADAILGTADDLVDTFVGGNIILGGGGSDILEGRGGNDLLDGDLWLNVRISVRANIDGTGPEIASFDSMVDLIPLMLNHTFNPGQLVAVRELLNGGAAFDTANYRGLASEYTVVDNGDGSFTVTDSVAGRDGIDRLTNIERIQFSDGRQVLVAGLNAEPTGLLTITDTNGGAMQVGDFLTVSAAGVNDADNPGGGITDVNYVWQVERVPGSGVFEDIIAAPAGDLAFQSANGIRFRITPDLAGLSIRVKGVYQDAGGVTEQVFSAPSAAVAPFTPPAPTPLVDPGPGVTQSGAGIQLVRSDLNFILDQIRIAEAHAAGTDLLSLLPNVRASMGLRTVTGEFNNLLNFSGIDQSQFGAADNTFPRLLPPEFTNENDEAAFNGVTNTNYNSSTSVVDSDPRTISNLIVDQTANNPAAVASTFDPGVDGILGTADDVLKDGNLVVTSPGLDGLFGTADDQQVNFIANTMPDAGLTAPFNAWMTFFGQFFDHGLDLVTKGGSGTVFIPLQPDDPRFVPGSPTNFMVLTRATQLGGVPGQNENTTSPFVDQNQTYSSHPSHQVFLREYVMTANGPVATGELVTNRNLGADGQFGTADDVEIGGMATWAVVKAQARDMLGINLTDANVFDVPLLATDDYGNFIKGPNGFPMVVFVGPDGLPGTADDVLIEGDPTANGGVGISLTGAVSTGHQFLIDIAHSADPSGGLTADADDIVNVGTPPAAGTYDNELLDAHYMAGDGRVNENIGLTAVHAIFHSEHNRLVAQTKSTVLASNDLAFLTEWLLPGTAPAVFPTTAAEIDALQWNGERLFQTAKFGTEMQYQHLVFEEFARTIQPNVDPFFAPTQVYDVNLDPSIVAEFAHTVYRFGHSMLTETVDRFDANFNPVTVDPLHPTNDQQLGLIAAFLNPLAYAASGVTPEDATSAIVRGVTRTVGNQIDEFVTEALRNNLVGLPLDLAALNIARGRDTGVPSLNHARAQFYEATGDSNLKPYVSWADMVMHLKHPESLINFIAAYGTHDSIDVTATTLAEKRAAATAIVLGGAGAPADRLDFLNGTGAWTGVETGLNLVDFWIGGLAEKVTPFGGMLGSTFNFVFENQLEKLQDGDRFYYLERTAGLNFNAELEGNSFAKLIMANTAATHLPAVVFLTPAFTLEVTQALQHTGLNEAGADGIQGTADDVVGADGIAGNSDPLGDNPLLPLVSRDNPATAGADTNYLLYRGPDHVVLGGSAGNDILRSSEGDDTLYGDGGDDRLDGGYGNDFINGGDGDDIITDVGGDDNIKGDNGNDVIQGGNGVNLILGGFGNDFIITGEDASEAFGGQGNDFILGSKANEQDMGNEGDDWLEAGTSDGAPGDNFDPAGNDPIAGNDVYVGSGENDKFNAEGGDDIMVGSAGLGDRYIGASGYDWATFKNDTRGVTIDISDRFFDQPQQPGSGASVLARFDFVEGLSGSAFGDVLSGDDSDATTLPTAGAKGSVLTNIALISGLQDFLNQMLGTVAVPSVAFFDGGNIMLGGSGSDIIMGRGGDDLIDGDRWLNVRISVRANLDGSGAEVASFNSMTEMVPLMVNGTYHAGQLVIVRELLQGNAALDTAAYRGLSSEYDFVVNADGTVTVTDLVAGRDGTDHLNSIERLQFADGVIDLSGTDARPVGAVSISDATPEVGSLLTASLAGVTDADNAGGTITGPVSYYWQVETNAGSGIFDDITFIAAGEVSRATGRSFRVTADLAGLALRVMAIYKDANGVLETVLSNVTDVVAAAQVNDAPTGAPVITGASFFQGVALTATRGTIADADGTATSVFSFQWQSSTNGTVWNNVLGANTANFTPGAAQVGQMLRVLVSYTDDQGFANQVASAATAFVGGLFTGGAGNDTLIGAAGDDVMNGGAGNDTLSGGAGNDILNGGTGADSMSGGTGNDTFYVDNVLDSVNEAAGAGVDMVRTTLASYNLGANVENLAYIGSSNFTAVGNGLANVIAGAVGNDTLSGGGGDDTLVGVDGNDVLNGNTGADRMVGGVGDDTFYVDNVLDTVVESAGSGSDMVRTTLSSYTLGANLEILVSLGGGAFTGTGNALGNRLVGGAGTDTLDGLAGNDILQGLAGNDVLNGGADADTMIGGSGNDTYYVDNALDFVAEAIGGGTDVVRTTLSSYSLGTNVENLVFIGSGVFSGTGNTLANRIQGGSDDDTLSGLSGNDILVGGAGNDTMDGGVGNDIFQFGAGFGQDRILGFDAIQAGGQDRLHIADLGITAATFAGSVVIAGVGADTQVTIGANSITLVGVVSADVTQADFIVS, encoded by the coding sequence ATGGCCAATTTCAACCTCGCGGACCTGGATTTCATCCTCCAGCAGATTCTCATCGCCGAAGCCCACGCCAATGGGGAGGATCTCCTTGATCTTCTGCCCAACGTGCAAGTGCCCTTCGGCTTGCGCACCATCGATGGCTCGTTCAACAACCTGTTCGCCGGACAGACCGAGTTCGGCGCTGCGGACAACCTCTTCCCGCGTCTGCTGGACCCGGTGTTCCGGACAGCCGATGCCGGTACGTCATACGCGCAGACCACCGGGACGGTAATCGACGCCCAGCCGCGCATCATCAGCAACCTGATCGTCGACATGACTGCCGATAACCCGGCGGCGGTCGCGGCGGCCTTCGACCCCGGCGTGGATGGGGTTCTCGGAACCCCCGACGACGTGCTGAAGGATGGCGCCCAGATCGTGACCAGCCCCGGCCTCGATGGCCTGTTCGGTACCGCCGATGACACACCGACCTTTTTCATTCCGAACGTCGCGCCGGACGGTGGCCTGTCTGCGCCCTTCAATGCCTGGATGACCTTCTTCGGGCAATTCTTCGACCACGGCCTGGACCTGGTCACCAAGGGCGGCAACGACATCGTCTTCATCCCCCTGCAGTCGGACGACCCGCGTTTCGTGGCGGGCAGCCCGACCAACTTCATGGTCGTGACCCGCGCCACCCAGGTGGGCGGCGTACCGGGGCAGAACGAGAACACCACCTCGCCCTTCGTCGACCAGAACCAGACCTACAGCTCGCACCCGTCGCACCAGGTATTCCTGCGCGCCTACGAGATCGGTGCCGACGGGCAACCGCACGCCACTGGCAAGCTGATCACCAACCGTGCCCTGGGTGCCGATGGCGAATTCGGCACCGCCGACGACGTGGAGATCGGTGGCATGGCCACCTGGGCAGTGGTCAAGGCACAGGCCCGCGACATCCTCGGGATCAACCTGACCGACGCCAACGTGTTTGACGTGCCGCTGCTGGCCACCGATGCCTATGGCAATTTCATCAAGGGCCCGAATGGCTTCCCGCAAGTCGTGATGAAGGGGCCTGACGGTCTGGCCGGAACCGCCGATGACATCCTGGTGGAAGGTAATCCGCTGGCGCCCATCGACCTGGCCAATGCGGTCGGCACCGGCCACCAGTTCCTCATCGATATCGCCCACAGTGCCGACCCCACCGGAGGCCTGACGGCGGATGCCGACAGCATCATCAACGTCGGCACCACGCCTGCGGCCGGTACCTACGACAACGAGCTGCTCGACGCGCACTACATGGCCGGTGACGGCCGGGTCAACGAGAACATCGGCCTGACCACCGTGCACCACGTGTTCCACTCCGAGCACAACCGCCTGGTGGAACAGACCAAGGCGACCTTGCTCGCTTCCGGTGATGTCGCGGTTCTCAACCAATGGTTGCTGACGCCCGTCGTCGCGATCCCTGCCGATACCTCGACCCTCAACTGGAACGGCGAGCGCCTGTTCCAGGCCGCCAAGTTCGGCACCGAGATGCAGTACCAGCACCTGGTGTTCGAGGAGTTCGCCCGCACCATCCAGCCGCAGGTGGACGCGTTCCTCGCGCCGTCTGGCTATGACACCACCATCGATCCGTCCATCGTCGCCGAGTTCGCCCATACGGTTTACCGTTTCGGCCACTCGATGCTGACCGAGACCATCGATCGTTTCGACCCGAACTTCAATCCGGTCACGGTCGACCCCTTGCGCCCGACCAATGACCAGCAACTGGGCCTGATCGCCGCCTTCCTCAACCCGCTGGCCTATGCCGCCAGTGGCCCCACTGCGGAAGCCGCCGCCGGTGCCATCGTGCGCGGCGTGACCCGCACCGTGGGCAACGAGATCGACGAGTTCGTCACCGAGGCCTTGCGCAACAACCTGGTAGGCCTGCCGCTGGACCTCGCCGCCATCAACATCGCCCGCGGCCGTGACGCCGGCATTCCCTCGCTGAACGCCGCGCGCCGCGAGTTCTACCGCATGACCGGCGACGAACAGCTCAACCCCTACACGAGCTGGGTGGACTTCCTCGATCACCTGAAGCACCCGGAATCGCTGATCAACTTCATCGCCGCCTACGGCACCCACACCAGCATCACCACTGCCACTACCCTGGCGGCCAAGCGCGCGGCCGCGACCCTGCTGGTGCTGGGCGGTGCCGGTGAACCGGCTGACCGCCTGGACTTCCTGCACAGTACCGGTGCCTGGGCCAGCGGTGCCGATGGCGTGACCACCACCGGCCTGGATCTGGTGGACTTCTGGATCGGCGGCCTGGCCGAAGAGAAAATGCCCTTCGGCGGCATGCTGGGTTCCACCTTCAACTTCGTCTTCGAGACCCAGTTGGAAGCCCTGCAGAACGGTGACCGCTTCTATTACCTGTCGCGCACCGCGGGGATGCACTTCGGCACCGAGCTGGAGAACAACTCCTTCGCCAAGCTGGTGATGCTCAACACCGATGCCACTCACCTGGCCAACGCGATCTTCTCCACCCCGACCTGGATCCTGGAGGTCAATCAGGCGCTCCAGCACACCGGTCTGGGCGCCGATGGCCGCGCCGATCCCACGGGTGGCATTCTCATCAATGGGGTGGAAATCACCCCGCTGGTGATTCGCGACGATCCTCATACCGCGGCAGTCGAAACCAACTACCTGCGCTACACCGGTGAAGACCACGTAGTGCTTGGCGGTACCGCGCTCGACGACACCCTCATCTCCGGCGAAGGCGACGACACCCTTTACGGCGACGGCGGCAACGACGTACTGGAAGGCGGCTACGGCAACGATACCGTCATGGGTGGCGATGGCGACGACATCCTCACCGATGCCGGCGGCGACAACCGCATGGAAGGCGGCGCAGGCAACGACGTAATCCACGTCGGGAACATGATGGCCGCCGGCGCCGGAAACCTGATCCTCGGTGGCGATGGCAAGGATTTCATCGTCACCATCGAAGACATGTCCACCACCTTCGGTGGCCAGGGCGACGACTTCATCTACAGCGCCAAGACCAGCCTGCCACCCACTGGCAACGAGGGTAACGACTGGATCGAGTGGGGCACCCAGGACGGTGCGCCCGGCGACAACTTCGCGCCCCTGCTGGCTGACAACGTGATCGGTCACGATATCTTCATCGGCGGCGGCGGCTTCGACGAAATGCTCGGGGAGGGCGGCGACGACATCTTCGTGGGCAGCGATGCCCAGGACAAGATGGACGGCATGTCCGGCTATGACTGGGTCACCTACAAGAACGACAACATCGGCGTCACCGTCGACCTGGCCCTGGCGGCCTTCCTCGGCATCGGTGAAGTGGGCGACCACATCGCCTTCCCGGTGGCACAGTCGCCGGCGTCGATCTTCGACCGCTTCGCCGAGGTGGAAGGCCTGTCAGGTTCCGACTTCGCCGACATCCTGCGCGGCGACGACGTGGACCCGACCACCATCATCAACCATGGCGGCGCCACCGGCGGTGCCCTGACCAACCTCGACCTGATCACCGGCCTGCGGGCCTTCCTCGGTGACCAGGCCGCGGTAGGTGCGGACGCCATCCTCGGCACCGCGGACGACCTGGTGGACACCTTCGTCGGCGGCAACATCATCCTCGGCGGTGGTGGCAGTGACATTCTCGAAGGCCGTGGCGGCAATGACTTGCTGGATGGTGACCTGTGGCTGAATGTGCGCATCAGCGTGCGAGCCAACATCGACGGCACCGGGCCGGAAATCGCCAGCTTCGACAGCATGGTGGACCTGATTCCGCTGATGCTGAACCACACCTTCAACCCCGGCCAACTGGTGGCGGTGCGTGAACTGCTCAACGGCGGTGCTGCATTCGATACCGCCAACTACCGCGGTTTGGCCAGCGAATACACGGTGGTCGACAACGGCGACGGTTCCTTCACCGTCACCGATTCGGTAGCAGGCCGCGATGGTATTGATCGCCTGACCAACATTGAGCGCATCCAGTTCTCCGACGGCAGGCAGGTGCTGGTCGCCGGCCTCAATGCCGAGCCGACGGGACTGCTGACCATCACCGATACCAACGGCGGTGCCATGCAGGTCGGTGATTTCCTCACCGTCTCCGCGGCCGGCGTCAACGACGCTGACAACCCTGGCGGCGGCATCACCGACGTCAACTATGTCTGGCAGGTCGAGCGCGTTCCGGGCAGCGGCGTCTTCGAGGACATCATTGCCGCACCGGCGGGCGACCTGGCCTTCCAGAGCGCCAACGGCATCCGCTTCCGGATCACTCCGGACCTCGCGGGCCTGTCGATCCGGGTCAAGGGCGTCTACCAGGATGCCGGCGGCGTCACCGAGCAGGTGTTCTCCGCACCGTCCGCCGCGGTGGCTCCCTTCACCCCGCCGGCGCCCACTCCGCTGGTCGACCCGGGGCCGGGCGTCACCCAGAGCGGGGCTGGCATCCAACTGGTGCGTTCGGACCTGAACTTCATCCTTGACCAGATCAGGATTGCCGAAGCGCATGCGGCCGGCACCGACCTGCTGTCGCTGCTGCCCAACGTGCGCGCCTCCATGGGCCTGCGTACCGTAACCGGCGAGTTCAATAACCTGCTGAACTTCTCCGGCATCGATCAGAGCCAGTTCGGCGCGGCCGACAACACCTTCCCGCGGCTGTTGCCGCCGGAATTCACCAACGAGAACGATGAGGCCGCCTTCAACGGCGTCACCAACACCAACTACAACTCCTCCACCAGCGTGGTGGACAGCGACCCGCGCACCATCTCCAACCTGATCGTCGACCAGACCGCCAACAACCCGGCGGCGGTGGCGTCGACCTTCGACCCTGGCGTGGACGGGATTCTCGGCACGGCCGACGATGTGTTGAAGGACGGCAACCTAGTCGTGACCAGCCCAGGCCTGGACGGTCTGTTCGGCACGGCCGATGACCAGCAGGTGAACTTCATCGCCAACACCATGCCGGATGCCGGCCTGACCGCTCCGTTCAACGCCTGGATGACCTTCTTCGGGCAGTTCTTCGACCATGGCCTGGACCTGGTGACCAAGGGCGGCAGCGGCACCGTGTTCATCCCGCTGCAGCCGGATGATCCGCGCTTCGTTCCCGGAAGCCCGACCAACTTCATGGTCCTCACCCGCGCCACCCAGCTGGGCGGCGTACCGGGGCAGAACGAGAACACCACCTCGCCCTTCGTCGACCAGAACCAGACCTACAGCTCGCACCCGTCGCACCAGGTGTTCCTGCGCGAGTACGTGATGACGGCCAATGGCCCGGTGGCCACCGGTGAGCTGGTCACCAACCGCAACCTGGGTGCCGACGGCCAGTTCGGCACCGCCGACGACGTGGAGATCGGCGGCATGGCCACCTGGGCGGTGGTCAAGGCCCAGGCCCGCGACATGCTGGGGATCAACCTGACCGATGCCAATGTGTTCGATGTGCCGCTGCTGGCCACCGACGACTACGGTAACTTCATCAAGGGGCCGAACGGCTTCCCGATGGTGGTGTTCGTCGGTCCTGACGGCCTGCCGGGTACCGCTGACGATGTGCTCATCGAAGGTGACCCGACTGCCAATGGCGGTGTGGGGATCAGCCTGACTGGCGCTGTCAGCACCGGCCACCAGTTCCTCATCGACATCGCTCACAGCGCTGATCCCAGCGGCGGCCTGACCGCCGACGCCGACGACATCGTCAACGTCGGTACTCCGCCGGCAGCGGGAACCTACGACAACGAGCTGCTCGACGCGCACTACATGGCTGGCGACGGCCGGGTCAACGAGAACATCGGCCTGACCGCGGTGCACGCGATCTTCCACTCCGAGCACAACCGCCTGGTGGCGCAGACCAAGTCCACCGTGCTGGCCAGCAACGACCTGGCATTCCTCACCGAGTGGCTGCTGCCGGGTACCGCACCGGCTGTGTTCCCGACCACCGCGGCCGAGATCGATGCCCTGCAGTGGAATGGCGAGCGGCTGTTCCAGACCGCCAAGTTCGGTACCGAAATGCAGTACCAGCACCTGGTGTTCGAGGAGTTCGCGCGGACCATCCAGCCCAACGTCGACCCGTTCTTCGCGCCGACCCAGGTCTATGACGTCAACCTCGATCCGTCGATCGTCGCCGAGTTTGCCCATACGGTTTACCGTTTCGGCCACTCGATGCTGACCGAGACGGTCGATCGCTTCGACGCCAACTTCAACCCGGTCACGGTCGACCCGTTGCACCCGACCAACGACCAGCAACTGGGTCTGATCGCCGCCTTCCTCAACCCGCTGGCCTATGCCGCCAGCGGCGTGACCCCGGAAGACGCAACCAGTGCCATCGTCCGTGGCGTAACCCGTACCGTGGGCAACCAGATCGACGAGTTCGTCACCGAGGCCCTGCGCAACAACCTGGTGGGCCTGCCACTGGACCTGGCGGCCCTGAACATCGCCCGTGGTCGCGACACTGGCGTGCCGAGCCTCAACCATGCCCGGGCCCAGTTCTATGAAGCGACCGGTGATTCCAACCTGAAGCCCTACGTGAGCTGGGCCGACATGGTGATGCACCTGAAGCATCCGGAGTCGCTGATCAACTTCATCGCGGCCTACGGTACCCACGACTCCATCGACGTAACGGCGACCACCCTGGCCGAGAAGCGTGCCGCGGCGACCGCCATCGTCCTGGGCGGGGCAGGGGCGCCTGCCGACCGGCTGGACTTCCTCAATGGCACTGGCGCGTGGACCGGCGTGGAAACCGGTCTCAACCTGGTGGACTTCTGGATCGGTGGCCTGGCCGAGAAGGTTACGCCCTTCGGCGGCATGCTGGGTTCGACCTTCAACTTCGTGTTCGAGAACCAGCTGGAGAAACTCCAGGACGGTGACCGCTTCTACTACCTGGAGCGCACCGCCGGCCTGAACTTCAACGCCGAGCTGGAAGGCAACTCGTTCGCCAAGCTGATCATGGCCAACACCGCTGCCACCCACCTGCCGGCCGTGGTCTTCCTGACTCCGGCCTTCACGCTGGAAGTCACCCAGGCTCTGCAGCACACCGGGCTGAATGAGGCGGGTGCCGACGGCATCCAGGGCACCGCCGATGACGTGGTCGGCGCCGACGGCATCGCCGGCAACTCCGACCCGCTGGGTGACAACCCGCTGCTGCCGCTGGTGAGCCGTGACAACCCGGCGACCGCTGGTGCCGACACCAACTACCTGCTGTATCGCGGTCCGGACCACGTGGTACTGGGCGGCAGTGCCGGCAACGACATCCTGCGCTCCAGCGAGGGCGACGACACCCTCTATGGCGACGGTGGCGATGACCGTCTGGATGGCGGCTACGGCAATGACTTCATCAATGGCGGCGACGGCGACGACATCATCACGGACGTGGGTGGCGACGACAACATCAAGGGTGACAACGGCAACGACGTGATCCAGGGTGGCAACGGCGTCAACCTGATCCTCGGCGGCTTCGGCAATGACTTCATCATCACCGGTGAAGACGCCAGCGAAGCCTTCGGCGGCCAGGGCAACGACTTCATCCTGGGTTCCAAAGCCAACGAGCAGGACATGGGCAACGAAGGGGACGACTGGCTGGAAGCCGGTACCTCGGACGGCGCCCCTGGTGACAACTTCGATCCGGCTGGCAACGACCCGATCGCAGGCAACGACGTCTACGTCGGCAGCGGCGAAAACGACAAGTTCAACGCCGAAGGCGGTGACGACATCATGGTCGGCAGCGCTGGCCTGGGCGATCGCTACATCGGTGCTTCCGGCTACGACTGGGCGACCTTCAAGAACGATACCCGCGGTGTCACCATCGACATCAGCGACCGCTTCTTCGACCAGCCGCAGCAGCCGGGTTCAGGTGCCTCGGTGCTGGCCCGCTTCGACTTCGTCGAAGGTCTGTCGGGTTCCGCCTTCGGTGACGTGCTGAGTGGTGACGATTCCGACGCTACCACCCTGCCGACCGCAGGCGCCAAGGGCAGCGTGCTGACCAACATCGCGCTGATCTCCGGGCTGCAGGACTTCCTCAACCAGATGCTCGGTACCGTGGCCGTGCCGTCCGTGGCCTTCTTCGACGGCGGCAACATCATGCTCGGCGGCAGCGGCAGCGACATCATCATGGGACGGGGCGGCGATGACCTGATCGATGGCGACAGATGGCTGAACGTGCGCATCAGCGTGCGGGCCAACCTCGATGGCAGCGGTGCGGAGGTCGCCAGCTTCAACAGCATGACCGAGATGGTGCCGCTGATGGTCAACGGTACCTATCACGCCGGGCAACTGGTGATCGTACGGGAGCTCCTGCAAGGCAATGCCGCGCTGGATACGGCGGCGTACCGTGGCCTGTCGTCGGAGTACGACTTCGTGGTCAATGCCGATGGCACGGTCACAGTGACCGACCTGGTGGCCGGCCGTGACGGTACCGACCACCTGAACAGCATCGAGCGTCTGCAGTTCGCCGACGGTGTCATCGACCTGTCCGGCACCGATGCGCGCCCGGTGGGCGCGGTGAGCATCAGCGATGCCACGCCTGAAGTCGGCTCGCTGCTCACCGCTTCCCTGGCGGGTGTGACCGACGCCGACAATGCCGGTGGCACCATCACCGGGCCGGTGTCCTACTACTGGCAGGTGGAAACCAACGCGGGCAGCGGCATCTTCGACGACATCACCTTCATCGCCGCCGGCGAGGTATCCCGCGCCACGGGCCGCAGTTTCCGCGTTACCGCCGACCTGGCCGGCCTGGCCTTGCGGGTGATGGCCATCTACAAGGACGCCAACGGTGTGCTGGAGACCGTACTGTCGAACGTGACAGATGTGGTCGCGGCTGCTCAGGTCAATGACGCACCGACCGGTGCGCCGGTGATCACGGGGGCATCGTTCTTCCAGGGTGTGGCGCTGACCGCCACGCGTGGCACCATCGCCGATGCCGATGGCACGGCGACCTCGGTGTTCAGCTTCCAGTGGCAGTCGTCCACCAATGGCACGGTCTGGAACAACGTCCTCGGGGCCAATACGGCGAACTTCACCCCGGGCGCGGCCCAGGTCGGGCAGATGCTGCGGGTGCTGGTGAGCTACACGGATGACCAGGGTTTTGCCAACCAGGTGGCGTCGGCGGCGACCGCCTTTGTCGGTGGGCTGTTCACCGGTGGGGCTGGCAACGACACCCTGATCGGTGCAGCGGGTGACGATGTGATGAACGGCGGTGCCGGTAACGACACGCTCAGTGGGGGGGCGGGCAATGACATACTCAATGGCGGCACGGGTGCTGACAGCATGAGTGGCGGTACCGGCAACGATACCTTCTATGTCGATAACGTGCTCGACTCGGTGAACGAGGCTGCTGGGGCCGGGGTGGACATGGTCCGTACGACCCTTGCCAGCTACAACCTGGGGGCCAATGTCGAGAACCTGGCCTATATCGGGAGCAGCAACTTCACGGCGGTAGGGAACGGACTGGCGAATGTGATCGCCGGTGCCGTGGGGAACGACACCCTGAGTGGCGGTGGTGGGGATGACACCTTGGTTGGTGTAGATGGTAACGATGTCCTCAACGGCAACACAGGGGCCGACCGGATGGTCGGGGGTGTCGGTGACGACACCTTCTATGTAGACAACGTGCTGGATACGGTAGTCGAGAGCGCGGGTAGCGGGAGCGACATGGTCCGCACGACGCTGTCCAGCTACACGCTGGGAGCCAATCTCGAGATACTGGTTTCTCTCGGTGGCGGGGCGTTTACGGGGACAGGTAATGCTCTGGGCAACCGTCTGGTCGGCGGCGCTGGCACTGATACCCTCGACGGCTTGGCCGGGAATGACATCCTCCAGGGGCTGGCTGGGAATGATGTGCTCAATGGCGGCGCGGATGCCGACACGATGATAGGTGGCAGCGGTAATGACACCTACTACGTGGACAATGCACTGGACTTTGTGGCGGAGGCGATAGGCGGCGGGACCGATGTGGTCCGTACGACCCTGTCGAGCTACAGCCTCGGGACGAACGTGGAGAACCTGGTGTTCATCGGCAGTGGGGTGTTTAGTGGGACGGGTAATACCCTGGCCAACCGGATCCAGGGTGGAAGCGACGACGACACCCTCAGCGGTTTGAGCGGGAATGACATCCTGGTTGGTGGGGCCGGCAACGACACCATGGATGGAGGTGTGGGCAACGACATCTTCCAATTCGGCGCCGGTTTCGGACAGGACCGGATACTCGGTTTTGATGCCATTCAGGCAGGAGGCCAGGACCGCTTGCATATCGCCGACCTGGGCATCACCGCGGCGACCTTTGCCGGCAGCGTTGTGATCGCTGGGGTAGGGGCCGATACCCAGGTCACCATCGGGGCCAACAGCATCACCCTGGTGGGGGTGGTCAGTGCCGATGTGACCCAGGCGGACTTCATCGTCAGCTGA